One stretch of Thermoprotei archaeon DNA includes these proteins:
- a CDS encoding isopentenyl phosphate kinase: protein MSETKSDLIVIKLGGSVITDKSKEKFIKKDTLNRLSREIAELQVRTIIVHGGGSFGHPLAKKYKVSSGLGGSTLIGASLTESAMKELNLYVVNSLINHGIPAASISPFSIIVTDTKKVWLYFFETINLSLNIGFTPVLYGDVVLDKSNGFSILSGDKMIIELAKYFKPKSVIFCLDVDGIYTSDPKIDKNARLIKELTINDAIEIAKSSGNSEKDVTGGIKGKLESAIEIARMGTDVVFINGNRHGLLQKTLKGTIEIGTLLRGLKT from the coding sequence ATGAGCGAGACAAAAAGTGATCTCATTGTAATAAAATTAGGAGGTAGTGTGATAACTGATAAATCAAAAGAAAAGTTTATAAAAAAAGATACATTAAATAGGCTCAGTCGGGAAATTGCAGAATTGCAGGTCAGAACTATTATAGTGCATGGTGGGGGAAGTTTTGGGCATCCATTAGCCAAAAAATATAAAGTGAGTTCAGGATTAGGAGGATCGACTTTAATAGGGGCAAGTTTAACAGAGTCTGCTATGAAAGAACTCAATTTATATGTAGTAAATTCCTTAATAAATCATGGAATACCTGCAGCATCAATCTCACCATTTTCAATAATAGTTACTGATACCAAAAAAGTTTGGTTATATTTTTTTGAAACTATTAATCTTTCATTAAACATAGGTTTCACACCAGTACTTTACGGTGATGTTGTGCTCGATAAATCTAATGGATTTTCCATATTATCTGGTGATAAAATGATTATAGAATTGGCGAAGTATTTTAAACCTAAGAGTGTAATTTTTTGTTTGGATGTGGATGGCATCTATACATCTGATCCTAAGATAGATAAAAACGCTAGACTTATAAAAGAACTAACCATTAATGATGCTATAGAGATAGCTAAAAGTAGTGGTAATTCTGAAAAAGATGTTACTGGTGGTATAAAAGGTAAACTAGAATCAGCAATTGAAATAGCACGCATGGGGACTGATGTAGTATTCATAAATGGGAATAGGCATGGTTTACTTCAAAAGACTTTAAAAGGAACGATTGAGATAGGTACATTACT